Genomic segment of Truepera radiovictrix DSM 17093:
TTTTGGTTAGGTGAGGCGGGTTTAGAGGTGAGGCTCGAGGTTATGAGTTAAGACCCGTAAAACTCCCTCGAGTCGGCCTCGAGAGGGCTGAACGCAACGGTTACGAGCGGTTTCTTTTCTACTCAAAAACCACGGACACGCCGTTACCCTCAAAAAAGATGTCCGCGCCGGTTAGGTCTCTCAAGCTTGCATACTGCGTCAAGCCGTTTAACCGGAATGTACCGGGTTCGGTAGCAGTGAATGTGAAGGTGTGGCTGTAGACGCTCGTCTCTCCCCGCATGACCGCATGATCGCCAAACTCTTTATATAGGACTTACGCACACCGTTCAAATGAGGAGAACTGCTGAGATGGGTCATGGATTATAGGCAACACCGGCTGGACTACTGTCAGTTTTTAATTGCTAGCCAGATCAACTACACCCAAACCTACCTAGCGGACCATAACGACAGCTATAGCCATGACAGCATGAATCGCTTTTTGCGTTTGGACAAGCTCACGCCGAGAACAATATGGGAGAACGTGCGAGACGACGTTGTGCCGAGCGAGCAGGGCTACGTCTTGTGCGACGACGTGGTCTTAGACAAACGTCACAGCCGAGAAGCGCATCTGGTGCGAAGGCAGTGGAGTGGGAATGAGAAGCGAGTCATTTACCCTCTGTGCCAAAATGTTGAGTGCCGGTCTTTCCAGATAGTTTCTTGAGCAGAGGGCAGGATAGGTAGAGCGAATGGATAAGGTCACCACCACAAGAGCGCACGCCAGCTCGGAGGTCAGCGTACCGAGAAGATTTTCTACGAAGTACAAACTCGCTATCCTCGCAGAGATCGAGGCGGCCAACGAGAAGGGAGAGGTTGGACAGATTCTCCGTCGTGAAGGGTTGTACTCCTCGCTCATCTCGGAGTGGCGCAAGCAACGAGAGCGGGGTGCACTCGAAGCGATGAGCGGCAAGCAGCGCGGCCCCACGAAGGACAAGCTTGCTGCTGAGAATAAGCGGTTGCGAGAGCGACTTGCCCAGCTAGAGGAGCGTTTGGGTACGGTCGAGGAGTTGATTGATGCCCAGGGAAACGCTTTTGCGCTCTTGCAGGAGATGTCCCGCAAGAGCGACGGGGCGAAATGAATGAAATTTTGGACGAGCAAGTGAAACGCTTCGCCCCTCGTGTTGGCACCTTGCGTGCCTGTCGGGCGTTCGGTGTGAACCCGAGGACGTTTCGCCATCGTCGCCAAGCACAAAAAGGCCAACTGCCAATTAGGAAGTCGAGTCCACACAAGCCGCGCTCGCCGCATCCGGCCGCGCTCACCACTGAGGAGAGGCGGCAGATTCTCGGGGTCTTATGCTCCGAGCGCTTCTGTGACCTTCCTCCTGCGCAGGTGTTCAACACCTTGCTCGACGAAGGAACGCACCTCTGTTCAGTCCGGCAGATGTACCGTTTACTGGCAGAACACGGCCTTTTGTTCGAGCGGCGTCGTGGCGGTCATTTCCGTCGTGGTCTATACCCCATTCCACAACTCGAGGCAGCCGCGCCCGATCAGTGCTGGACTAGGTCATCGCCACTAGGCGAAGGGTCTAGTGACCCTAACCTGTGGGATATCACGAAGTTGCCAGGTTCTGCGAGGGGTGTCCATTACCACCTCTACACCGTTCTGGATATCTTCAGCCGGGAAGTGGTGGGGTGGATTGCGGAGCACGATACGGTGGCTACGCGTGAATCCGAGATGGTCGCACGTGAGCTCATCGACAAGAGCTGTCAGCGCGAAGGGATCAATCCCAACCAGCTCACCCTCCACGCCGACCGCGGCTCACCCATGGTGGCGCGTAGCATGGCCGACCTGCTAGACGAGTTAGGTGTTTACAAAAGTCACTCCAGGCCGCGCCTCTCAAACGACAACCCCTACAGCGAAGCACAGTTCAAAACGCTAAAGTACCGCCCTGACTATCCGCAGCGTTTCGAGTCTATCCAGACTGCCCACAACTGATGCCGAGAGTTCTTCGACTGGTACAGCTACAGCCACTACCACAGATGCTAGGGTCACTAGACCCGCCCTGGTGGGCGCATGAGCGGTATCGGCTACCTCAGACCGGCTGATCTGCACGCTGGTCGTCACCACGACATCTTAGAACGTCGTCAGGAAATTCTCGACCAAACTCATGCCGCTCACCCAGAGCGCTTTAACCGCCGACCCAAACCAGCCACCCCACCCGTAAAGGCTTGGATCAACAAGCCGACTCTTCAAACTCGTTGACATAAGCGGCAATCAGCTATTGACAAATTCCGTTTACGCAATCACATCGCTTGTTCTTTCCTGGTCTGGGCGCGTCTCAAACGGTTGGCTCAGCAGCTTGACAGCAATGTCTACCGGCTCAAGTTCTCCTTACTTGAAGACTACATGAGGCAGCAGCTCAAGAATACTTCCATCCCTATGGTCTTACGTGCGTAAGTTCTATGTATATGGCTCGTATCATTTGACAGCGCGATGCTGTCGGGTAGGGGCACCCCGCCCGGTTCGCAGAGACCAACTTTCGAGACAACCTCCTCCCCATCTACGCGTGAGAAGCAAGCTCCTAGAGTAAGGTCGTGCCAGACCCGTTCGGTCAGGTGAGTACAAGTTGGCACCTGAAACGAGGCTGAAAGGGTGACGGTAACGCTTTCGCCCACCTAGGCTTGATTGAGATCAAGCTCGGTTTCAGCAGAACCTTCGACACCATAACCTCCTTCAAAGGGCTCACACGAGTAAGGGAACCAATTGCAAGACGATAGCAACAGGCTCAGGCTGACAAGAGAAGAACAAACGATTCTTTTAATCTTCCCTCACTGCTCTACTTGAAAACGACCCGAACGGGTGTACCCCCGGCGTAATTCACCCTGGACGGACTTTGTCCCTGAAACTGCCTCACTGGTTCAATAGAGAACTCTCCCGGCACGGTCGAGGTAAAGGTAAAGGTATGTTCAAAGAGGCGAGTCTCTCCGCGTTGAACTATGAACGTACCGTACTCTCTGACATGGTGCGTGCCGGCTAGCAGCTGAAATTCAGAAGGTAGAGGTAGGTCTTCATCTCTACATAAGCCGCCTCTAACTTCTGAAGCCGCTTCACCGAAGAATACGCAGGCACCCAATTTTAGGTCTTCGTGAACGTTCTCAGTTAAGCGGCTTTGACTAGGCAGCTCGAACCCACCTGTGAGGGTAACGGTGACAGAATCTCCTACCTTGGTCTGCGTTTTATCTGCTTCCGCAGTCAGCGCAATCTCAAACCCATCGTATCTCTCCGGGTCGGGATTGAAAAACCCGCAGGCGGCTAGCAGGATGCAGAACACTGAGAGGTACAAGTACAAAGATAGTCTCATAAAGTTAAGCCTTCTACTTGTCGCACATGCCGGTAACGGCTAACGTGTTGTACTTAACGACAGAGCAGTACAAATCTCGTTGACTGCTGCTGAGCTTGGGGCTGATGCGGTTCTTGAACATGTACGTGAAGTTTTCTACAGGATGAGCATTGTAGAAATGGCTGGCAACCCTTGCGTAGCGTTGTTTCACGGATTCTAAGCTGTTGTAATACTTGACTGCATCAGCATCCGTGTCGGGAATCAAGTTCTGCGCGTTCGTATTGCTTAGAGCATGAGCGTCCGTCACATCCCAAAGGTACTGAGCGACACGTCCGGGAACCGCTGCGCCTGCTGGTTTGCTGCTAATGGAAGGTTTAACTTCAGGATCAAAAAGGTTGGTATCACGCCATCTATTACTTAGAACCCTGGTCGTAATAGATTCAAACCAGAGAGCGAAACCCTCCAACATACCCGCACAGCCGTCCACATGCGACCATACACTCCATCCTGTCGAAC
This window contains:
- a CDS encoding transposase codes for the protein MDKVTTTRAHASSEVSVPRRFSTKYKLAILAEIEAANEKGEVGQILRREGLYSSLISEWRKQRERGALEAMSGKQRGPTKDKLAAENKRLRERLAQLEERLGTVEELIDAQGNAFALLQEMSRKSDGAK
- a CDS encoding DDE-type integrase/transposase/recombinase, which gives rise to MNEILDEQVKRFAPRVGTLRACRAFGVNPRTFRHRRQAQKGQLPIRKSSPHKPRSPHPAALTTEERRQILGVLCSERFCDLPPAQVFNTLLDEGTHLCSVRQMYRLLAEHGLLFERRRGGHFRRGLYPIPQLEAAAPDQCWTRSSPLGEGSSDPNLWDITKLPGSARGVHYHLYTVLDIFSREVVGWIAEHDTVATRESEMVARELIDKSCQREGINPNQLTLHADRGSPMVARSMADLLDELGVYKSHSRPRLSNDNPYSEAQFKTLKYRPDYPQRFESIQTAHN